The following coding sequences are from one Ignavibacteriota bacterium window:
- a CDS encoding 6,7-dimethyl-8-ribityllumazine synthase, which produces MANIIEGNLSATPFRFGIVVSRFNEFITGRLLDGALDCLTRHGAKENAVDVVRCPGAFEIPQLALQLVQSDKYDAVICLGCVIRGETPHFEYIANAVSAGINRIALTSQTPVVFGVLTTDSLEQAIERAGAKSGNKGWESALAAIELADVFKKLSKKK; this is translated from the coding sequence ATGGCAAATATAATTGAAGGAAATCTCTCGGCGACACCGTTCCGCTTCGGAATTGTTGTCAGCCGGTTTAATGAATTTATTACCGGGCGATTGCTCGATGGCGCGCTCGATTGCCTGACGCGTCACGGAGCGAAAGAAAATGCCGTTGACGTTGTTCGATGCCCCGGCGCATTTGAAATCCCGCAACTTGCGCTTCAACTTGTGCAGAGTGATAAGTATGACGCCGTCATTTGTCTCGGCTGTGTCATACGCGGAGAAACTCCGCACTTTGAATACATTGCGAATGCTGTCAGCGCCGGTATCAACCGCATCGCTCTCACATCGCAAACACCGGTCGTGTTCGGAGTTCTGACAACCGACTCGCTCGAACAGGCAATCGAACGGGCAGGCGCAAAGAGCGGAAACAAAGGTTGGGAATCAGCACTCGCCGCTATTGAACTTGCCGACGTTTTCAAAAAATTATCCAAGAAAAAATAA
- a CDS encoding PHP domain-containing protein, whose translation MHPIADLHTHTTCSDGALTPEQLVAKAQESGISILSITDHDTIEGVERAQTRGKELGVSVLTGIEMSVSWNHQEIHLLAYCFDQHNAELCSCLELFRVQRIQRAEKMVKKLNTMNLPVTLNDVMEKAANGVVCRPHIAEALVEKKLVGSYSEVFNKYIYDNGPAYEKKQEFPLEKAVEVISRAGGLMFLAHPGKNFTEKELANLFKTGIDGIEVVHPSHNQETQHYYRGIANEYFLLESGGSDFHGGLRGDEKNFGQVGISPHAVERMRQQLHRNKLM comes from the coding sequence ATGCATCCAATTGCCGACTTACACACACACACGACTTGTTCAGACGGCGCACTGACCCCCGAACAACTCGTCGCGAAAGCGCAAGAATCGGGCATCAGTATTCTCAGCATCACTGACCACGATACAATCGAAGGAGTTGAACGCGCGCAAACACGCGGAAAGGAATTAGGCGTTTCCGTTCTTACGGGAATCGAAATGAGCGTCTCGTGGAATCATCAGGAAATTCACCTGCTCGCTTATTGTTTCGACCAACACAACGCTGAACTTTGTTCTTGCCTGGAATTGTTCCGCGTTCAGCGAATCCAACGAGCAGAGAAGATGGTGAAAAAACTCAACACCATGAATCTTCCCGTTACACTCAATGATGTTATGGAGAAAGCGGCAAACGGTGTCGTGTGCCGTCCTCATATCGCCGAAGCGCTGGTTGAAAAAAAACTCGTCGGTTCGTACAGTGAAGTGTTTAATAAGTACATTTACGACAACGGACCTGCATACGAAAAGAAACAGGAGTTTCCGTTGGAGAAAGCAGTCGAAGTAATTTCCAGAGCCGGAGGATTAATGTTCCTGGCGCATCCGGGCAAAAACTTCACAGAAAAAGAACTGGCTAATCTCTTCAAGACAGGAATTGACGGAATTGAAGTTGTGCATCCGAGCCACAATCAGGAAACACAGCATTATTATCGGGGAATTGCAAACGAATATTTCTTGTTAGAAAGCGGCGGTTCGGATTTTCACGGCGGATTACGCGGCGACGAGAAGAATTTCGGTCAGGTCGGAATTTCTCCGCACGCTGTCGAGCGAATGAGACAGCAACTACACAGAAACAAACTTATGTAA
- a CDS encoding Crp/Fnr family transcriptional regulator, whose translation MAFTTQPFPPITPEVAETIKILRNVPIFGDIDQSELARIVHVGVRKKYKKGSIILLEEEAGAALFIIASGKIKIVRTDDEGREVILSILGENDFFGEMAILDGLARSATAVATTKTDLFMIHRQDFLKLLHEYPAVAISLLRELTSRLRKADAQIKNLSLKDANGRVANVIIQIADDIGKIRKGRVEIDELPLQQDLANMAGTSRETISRMLHQFIKKGHVELQGNKLIINDYEKFKSLYL comes from the coding sequence ATGGCTTTTACTACGCAACCGTTTCCGCCAATAACTCCTGAAGTAGCGGAGACGATTAAAATTCTCCGTAACGTTCCCATTTTCGGAGATATTGACCAATCCGAACTTGCACGAATTGTACATGTCGGCGTTCGGAAAAAATATAAAAAGGGAAGTATTATTCTTCTCGAAGAAGAAGCCGGCGCCGCGCTATTCATTATCGCCTCCGGCAAGATAAAAATTGTCCGCACCGATGATGAAGGACGGGAAGTGATTCTCTCCATTCTCGGTGAAAACGATTTCTTTGGAGAAATGGCAATCCTCGATGGATTGGCACGTTCTGCCACAGCGGTTGCTACGACGAAAACAGATTTGTTTATGATTCACCGACAGGATTTTCTCAAGTTGTTGCACGAATATCCCGCGGTCGCGATTTCATTACTCAGGGAACTCACCTCCCGACTCAGAAAAGCAGATGCACAGATTAAGAACTTATCGTTGAAAGATGCAAACGGCAGAGTTGCAAATGTCATCATCCAGATTGCGGATGATATCGGAAAGATTCGGAAAGGGCGCGTCGAGATTGATGAGTTGCCGTTGCAACAAGACCTTGCCAACATGGCAGGAACTTCGCGTGAAACAATTTCGCGCATGTTGCATCAGTTTATTAAAAAAGGTCACGTGGAACTTCAAGGAAACAAACTTATCATTAATGACTATGAAAAATTCAAAAGTCTATACCTGTAG
- a CDS encoding carbohydrate binding family 9 domain-containing protein, producing the protein MRNSLFLLLLFILVVGTCYTGDNPKSIRAVRTPSAPNIDGVLSDEVWKLTEPVTDFTQRDPSEGQPATEQTEIRVLYDENALYFACMFFDSEPDKIVSRLTRRDNEIEYDRGSIRIDSYHDHQTSFEFTFNPAGVKIDILQYDDANREDASWDVVWDLETKILPNGWSAEVKIPFHVLRYRTEEGDTSEQDWGINFLRYISRKQESTWWAFHPKSQSGFVSRFGHLKGLSDLPVPRYIELLPFVVARHSSQPASSIRKTNNKFIGDAGLDLRYGITSNFTLDLTINPDFGQVEADPAVLNLSTFETFYPEKRPFFIEGTQIIRFSTFGGDFGPGMFYSRRVGRAISPDEVNLSDIQTIDNIPSNVTILGAAKITGKTNSGLSVGIMQALTQEESATLIDTSGHTTEQIVEPFAHYGILRMKQDVLENSNVGFILTSVEKEQRYPAFTGGLDWNLKFDNSTYQLDGFLSLTHTTNRELDRITGSAGRVTYAKIGGEHWLWSVDLDFTSKKFNINDIGFFRRPNDWGSVATLTYKEEKPAKVIRNYNVGLFLHERRNFDEVNLFREANLGTEFLFTNYWNVELSGGIEAGLYDDRETRGNGLYRKPITYNASFDISTDHRNDVIVAFEQKASSNSKSATRAETELRLLLKPVSWMEFEFESEASRTRGFEAWLTNLPGTGISIFGDRNIDEMNLTLRSTITFTRDLTLQLYGQYFSAKGYHENFRELVGTSDFVPTLIAVNQDFVAQSWHSNVVLRWEYLPGSTLFFVWSQAREDESSDYLQTFKNDFYDAFRIPSSNVLLLKASYYLGL; encoded by the coding sequence ATGCGAAACTCACTTTTTCTCCTACTTCTCTTCATTCTTGTTGTCGGCACCTGTTATACAGGCGATAACCCGAAATCCATTCGTGCGGTACGAACACCTTCCGCTCCGAATATTGATGGAGTTCTCTCTGACGAAGTTTGGAAACTCACCGAACCCGTGACCGATTTTACCCAGCGCGACCCCTCCGAAGGACAACCGGCAACCGAGCAAACAGAAATTCGTGTTCTCTATGATGAGAACGCTCTCTATTTCGCATGTATGTTTTTTGATTCTGAGCCGGACAAAATCGTGTCACGGCTTACTCGCCGCGATAATGAAATAGAATATGACCGCGGTTCTATCCGGATTGATTCGTACCATGACCACCAAACATCGTTCGAGTTTACCTTCAATCCTGCCGGAGTGAAGATTGATATTCTTCAGTATGATGATGCCAATCGAGAAGATGCGTCGTGGGATGTTGTGTGGGACCTCGAAACAAAAATTCTTCCGAACGGTTGGTCTGCTGAAGTAAAGATTCCGTTTCATGTTCTTCGATATAGAACAGAAGAAGGTGATACATCTGAACAGGATTGGGGAATAAATTTTCTTCGGTACATCAGCAGAAAACAGGAATCAACATGGTGGGCATTTCATCCGAAGAGCCAGAGCGGATTTGTTTCCCGCTTCGGTCATCTCAAAGGATTATCTGACTTACCCGTTCCGCGATACATCGAATTGCTACCATTCGTCGTCGCCAGACATTCATCTCAGCCAGCATCATCAATAAGAAAAACGAATAATAAATTTATCGGTGATGCCGGATTGGATTTACGGTATGGAATCACTTCCAACTTCACGCTCGACCTCACTATCAATCCCGACTTCGGACAGGTTGAAGCCGACCCGGCAGTTTTGAATCTCTCAACATTTGAAACGTTCTATCCTGAGAAGCGCCCCTTCTTTATTGAAGGAACACAAATTATTCGCTTCTCAACGTTCGGCGGAGATTTTGGTCCCGGCATGTTTTATTCACGTCGCGTCGGGCGTGCAATTTCTCCAGATGAAGTCAACCTTTCCGATATTCAAACAATTGACAACATTCCATCAAACGTAACAATCTTAGGAGCGGCAAAAATTACAGGGAAAACAAACTCCGGTTTGTCGGTAGGAATCATGCAAGCTCTTACTCAGGAAGAATCCGCAACGCTCATTGATACTTCCGGACATACAACCGAACAAATTGTCGAACCGTTCGCCCATTACGGAATATTGAGAATGAAACAGGATGTTCTTGAAAATTCCAATGTTGGATTCATTCTCACTTCGGTTGAAAAAGAACAACGTTACCCCGCGTTCACAGGCGGATTAGACTGGAACTTGAAATTCGACAACAGCACATATCAACTCGATGGGTTTCTCTCTCTTACTCACACCACAAACAGAGAGCTCGACCGCATCACCGGCTCCGCTGGACGAGTCACATACGCGAAAATCGGTGGAGAGCATTGGCTCTGGTCGGTTGACCTTGATTTCACAAGCAAGAAATTCAACATCAACGACATCGGATTTTTCCGTCGCCCAAATGATTGGGGAAGTGTTGCAACGCTGACCTACAAAGAAGAAAAACCGGCGAAAGTAATTCGAAACTACAACGTCGGATTGTTTTTGCATGAGCGAAGAAATTTTGATGAAGTGAATTTGTTCAGAGAAGCAAACCTCGGCACGGAATTTCTTTTTACAAATTACTGGAATGTAGAATTAAGCGGCGGCATTGAAGCGGGGTTGTATGACGATAGGGAAACTCGCGGAAACGGTTTGTATCGTAAACCAATAACGTACAATGCATCCTTCGACATTTCAACAGACCATCGAAACGATGTTATCGTTGCCTTTGAACAAAAAGCAAGTTCCAACAGCAAATCTGCAACACGAGCAGAAACTGAACTCCGGTTGTTGCTCAAACCTGTTTCGTGGATGGAATTTGAATTTGAATCCGAGGCAAGTCGTACCCGTGGATTCGAAGCATGGTTAACAAATCTACCCGGGACAGGCATAAGTATTTTCGGAGACCGGAACATTGATGAAATGAATCTGACGCTCAGAAGCACTATCACCTTCACACGCGATTTGACATTACAACTCTATGGACAATATTTCAGCGCAAAAGGATACCATGAAAATTTTCGTGAACTTGTCGGCACCTCTGATTTTGTTCCCACACTCATTGCTGTCAATCAGGATTTCGTTGCGCAGTCATGGCATTCCAATGTTGTGCTTCGTTGGGAATATTTACCCGGAAGTACGTTATTTTTTGTTTGGTCTCAAGCGAGGGAAGACGAATCGTCGGATTATCTTCAGACATTCAAAAATGATTTTTACGATGCATTTCGCATACCTTCCTCAAATGTACTCTTGCTCAAAGCAAGCTATTATTTAGGTTTGTGA
- a CDS encoding response regulator, whose protein sequence is MNQPTILIVEDSPGFAELLKYVIEDEGFKPVIFPLEENLMEWVEKTHPTVICMDLALNRMNGLDFIHELKKHAKHKRIPIIVITGRDLSVKEITDLKVHEVMYLRKGRVDMHEIHQALKEAVKKTKNSH, encoded by the coding sequence ATGAATCAACCGACAATATTAATTGTTGAAGATAGTCCGGGATTCGCCGAACTGCTCAAGTACGTAATAGAAGATGAAGGGTTCAAACCTGTCATATTTCCGCTCGAAGAAAATCTTATGGAGTGGGTCGAAAAGACGCACCCGACCGTCATCTGTATGGATCTCGCTCTCAACCGGATGAACGGGCTTGATTTTATTCATGAACTCAAGAAACATGCGAAACATAAACGCATACCGATTATTGTGATTACGGGACGGGACCTTTCTGTCAAGGAAATCACCGACCTAAAAGTTCATGAGGTAATGTATCTCAGGAAGGGAAGAGTTGACATGCATGAAATTCATCAGGCATTGAAAGAAGCAGTGAAGAAAACGAAAAACTCACACTAA
- a CDS encoding heavy metal translocating P-type ATPase, whose translation MKSHTTTFVVNDLCCSTEELLIRKKLKTVAGTEVRGINLAEKTVSVHHTCLTNNILNAFNEVGFKVELLNDVIEEQSFWKLHGVMVMMISSSVLLLTGFLFSFVIQFEFVATVVFILSIFLSGWNVLRKGVRAAKNFSLDMNFLMTIATIGAIIINKLEEAAVVMFLFALAELLEQLSLKRSRGALRSLMSLTPETAIVLRDGKEVVANVRDIHVEERILIRPGERIPLDGIVVSGASSVNQAQITGESKPSAKNIGDEVFAGSLNERGTLELEVRKPYSDTMLARVIRLVENAQSSRAPMQNTVEQFARYYSPAIFLLACCIALIPPLVFRQPFDEWVYRALVLLVIACPCALVLSTPVTIMSGLTNALRHGVLIKGGKFLELLGRIRAIAFDKTGTLTKGTPVVTDIISFNSLSAEEILKITASVESKSEHHFANAVIQKANEHNTSRFDMFVHSFESLPGKGVRAIVDGQLYVVGNHSLIEEMNICNQQTEYRLEELEREGKSTVILATEQEPLGVIAIADEMRTDAPHIIKRLHDDGMSKIILLTGDTEAIARPFAARVGIDEVWYQILPEEKLLHINRLKEKYNTVAMVGDGVNDAPALASATVGIAMGKTGTDVSLEASDVVLMSDELLKLPHIISLSKKTLSIIKQNIAIALLTKLVFLVLGMFGVATLWMAIIADDGATLVVILNGLRVLRFKPKNE comes from the coding sequence ATGAAATCACATACAACAACCTTCGTCGTCAACGATCTTTGCTGTTCGACGGAAGAACTCCTCATCAGGAAAAAACTAAAAACCGTCGCGGGCACGGAAGTGCGAGGGATAAATCTTGCCGAGAAAACCGTCAGTGTTCATCATACCTGTCTGACCAACAACATTCTTAACGCATTCAACGAAGTTGGATTCAAAGTCGAACTTTTAAACGACGTCATCGAAGAACAATCTTTTTGGAAACTGCATGGCGTAATGGTAATGATGATTTCCTCATCAGTATTGTTGTTGACAGGTTTCCTTTTTTCTTTTGTGATTCAATTTGAATTCGTTGCGACGGTTGTATTCATTCTTTCCATTTTCCTCAGCGGATGGAACGTCCTTCGGAAAGGAGTGAGGGCGGCGAAAAACTTCTCCCTTGATATGAATTTTCTCATGACGATTGCAACCATCGGCGCAATCATTATCAACAAATTGGAAGAAGCCGCAGTGGTGATGTTTTTGTTCGCACTTGCAGAACTTCTTGAACAACTGAGTTTGAAACGTTCACGCGGAGCGCTTCGCTCGCTGATGTCATTGACTCCGGAAACTGCAATTGTGCTACGAGACGGAAAAGAAGTTGTTGCCAATGTAAGAGACATTCATGTTGAAGAACGAATCCTCATCCGCCCGGGAGAAAGAATTCCGTTGGATGGTATTGTGGTTTCCGGCGCGTCATCGGTCAATCAGGCACAAATCACCGGCGAATCAAAGCCATCGGCAAAAAACATTGGAGATGAAGTTTTTGCAGGAAGCCTCAATGAACGTGGAACGCTTGAACTGGAAGTGAGAAAACCATACTCCGACACAATGCTTGCGCGTGTCATTCGCTTAGTTGAGAATGCACAATCATCCCGCGCTCCCATGCAAAACACCGTCGAACAATTTGCCCGGTATTATTCTCCGGCAATTTTTCTACTCGCTTGCTGTATTGCTCTCATTCCGCCTCTTGTGTTCCGACAACCGTTCGATGAGTGGGTGTATCGGGCTTTAGTGTTATTAGTCATTGCTTGTCCCTGCGCGCTTGTTCTTTCAACTCCCGTGACCATTATGAGCGGATTGACGAACGCGCTTCGTCACGGAGTTCTCATCAAAGGAGGAAAATTTTTGGAATTACTCGGCAGAATACGAGCAATAGCATTTGATAAAACCGGAACATTGACAAAAGGAACTCCGGTTGTCACAGACATCATTTCATTCAATTCCTTATCGGCAGAGGAAATACTGAAAATTACAGCCTCAGTAGAATCGAAATCTGAACATCATTTTGCAAACGCGGTCATTCAAAAAGCGAACGAACACAACACTTCCCGATTCGACATGTTCGTTCATTCGTTCGAGTCCCTTCCGGGAAAAGGAGTTCGCGCTATCGTTGATGGACAATTGTATGTTGTTGGAAATCATTCCTTGATTGAAGAGATGAACATTTGCAATCAACAAACAGAATACCGGTTGGAAGAACTTGAACGTGAAGGAAAATCAACGGTAATTCTTGCCACTGAGCAGGAGCCCCTGGGAGTAATCGCCATTGCGGATGAAATGCGAACCGATGCGCCGCACATTATCAAGAGACTTCATGATGATGGAATGAGTAAAATAATTTTGTTAACGGGTGACACAGAAGCAATTGCGCGACCATTCGCCGCGCGAGTAGGCATTGATGAAGTATGGTATCAAATCTTACCGGAGGAGAAATTACTCCATATCAACAGGTTAAAAGAGAAATACAACACCGTTGCGATGGTTGGCGACGGCGTGAACGACGCCCCCGCGCTTGCTTCGGCAACTGTCGGGATTGCAATGGGAAAGACCGGAACCGATGTTTCGCTTGAAGCGTCTGATGTTGTGTTGATGTCGGACGAGTTATTAAAACTTCCCCACATCATTTCATTAAGCAAAAAAACTCTTTCTATCATCAAACAAAATATTGCCATAGCGCTACTCACAAAACTTGTGTTTCTTGTGTTAGGAATGTTCGGCGTTGCAACACTCTGGATGGCAATCATCGCAGATGATGGTGCGACGTTAGTTGTAATATTGAACGGGCTGAGAGTTCTTCGGTTCAAACCCAAGAACGAATGA
- a CDS encoding winged helix-turn-helix transcriptional regulator, which yields MKKSNELCEVKYVHKDRVNSARKSLHDEETLFELSELFKILGDPTRLKIVLALSKEELCVCDIAALLSMTDSAISHQLRLLKNFRLVRFTRKGKMTYYTLDDEHIEDLLRFAIRHVSED from the coding sequence ATGAAAAAATCAAATGAACTCTGCGAAGTAAAATATGTCCACAAGGACAGGGTCAACTCTGCCCGGAAGTCGCTCCATGATGAAGAAACCCTATTTGAATTATCGGAATTGTTTAAGATTCTCGGCGACCCGACCCGATTGAAAATCGTGCTTGCACTTTCCAAAGAAGAACTGTGTGTCTGCGACATTGCGGCGTTGCTTTCTATGACTGATTCGGCAATTTCTCACCAACTCCGGCTCCTGAAAAATTTCCGCCTCGTCCGGTTCACCCGCAAAGGAAAAATGACATATTACACGCTCGACGACGAACACATCGAAGACCTTCTTCGGTTTGCCATCAGGCACGTTTCGGAAGATTGA
- a CDS encoding adenosine deaminase, whose protein sequence is MKLTEKFIRTLPKVLLHDHLDGGLRPQTVIELAKDVKYKKLPTSDAGELAEWFHQGAQRGSLPLYLEGFDHTCGVMQTEDALERVSYEMMEDMKKDGVVYVETRFAPVFHTKKKLHWDEVVSAVLRGLERGKKDFGVEYGLIICAMRNMQLSLEMAELAVDFRERGVVGFDLAGEEGGYPPKKHVDAFHLIQRENFNITIHAGEGFGKESIWQAIQWCGAHRIGHATRLIDDIKLADDDPTEIVNMGYLAQYVLDKRIPLEMCLTSNVDTGAVRSLEEHPFGIYYRYKFRVTLNTDDRLMSNTTLSKEFKLAQDVFGLKLDELEKLSINAMKSAFLPYKKRIGIIYDVIKPGYKAAREKLKSKKK, encoded by the coding sequence ATGAAACTGACTGAAAAATTCATCCGCACGTTACCGAAAGTTTTACTCCACGACCACCTCGACGGCGGCTTACGTCCGCAAACAGTTATCGAATTAGCAAAGGATGTTAAATACAAAAAACTCCCTACTTCCGATGCAGGCGAACTTGCCGAATGGTTTCATCAGGGCGCACAACGCGGGAGTTTGCCTCTGTACTTAGAAGGCTTCGACCACACATGCGGAGTGATGCAAACGGAAGACGCTCTCGAACGGGTCTCATATGAAATGATGGAAGATATGAAGAAGGATGGAGTTGTGTATGTGGAAACGCGGTTTGCGCCGGTGTTTCATACAAAGAAAAAACTTCATTGGGATGAAGTTGTATCAGCAGTGCTACGAGGACTTGAACGAGGGAAGAAAGATTTTGGTGTTGAGTATGGGTTGATTATCTGCGCAATGCGGAACATGCAACTTTCACTGGAGATGGCGGAACTTGCAGTTGATTTCCGTGAACGTGGCGTTGTCGGGTTTGACCTTGCCGGCGAAGAAGGCGGTTATCCTCCAAAGAAACATGTTGATGCATTCCATTTAATCCAACGGGAAAATTTTAATATCACCATTCACGCCGGGGAAGGATTCGGGAAAGAATCAATCTGGCAGGCGATTCAATGGTGCGGCGCACATCGCATCGGACATGCAACGCGTCTCATTGATGACATCAAACTTGCTGACGATGACCCGACGGAAATAGTGAATATGGGCTATCTTGCTCAGTACGTGTTAGATAAACGTATTCCGCTCGAAATGTGCCTGACAAGCAATGTTGATACCGGCGCGGTGCGAAGTCTTGAAGAACATCCGTTCGGAATTTACTACCGCTACAAATTCCGCGTTACGTTGAACACCGATGACCGGCTAATGAGCAATACCACGCTCTCGAAGGAATTTAAACTCGCCCAGGATGTGTTCGGCTTGAAGTTGGATGAATTGGAAAAACTATCCATCAACGCAATGAAGAGTGCGTTCCTTCCCTATAAAAAACGTATCGGGATTATTTATGATGTAATTAAACCGGGATATAAAGCGGCGCGAGAAAAATTGAAATCAAAGAAAAAATAA
- a CDS encoding glycosyltransferase family 4 protein, with product MKPRFNILLTNSSDMYGGGEFYVLELACELKKRGHNIIVTCKPDNLLCKKCNDAGVVTLPLDFPPQGKLVSFVMNLKHIIQQHNIQIVHTNTNYDRTAGAFAAWLCGVKHVTNVHSFHSLQHNLTHWIRNKWATDHFLVDGICVKELLVRGDKISTDKISVVYLGVDPESMSRNDEQRRRVRAEFGLNDEHIVVGNVGRLVPMKGQEYLIKAFAEIALLHPRARLLIIGDGELHEKLKAINPTLQTENKIFFAGFRDDLPACYSAFDVYAHTSIEGCGETFPFAVLQALAQELPVVVTRVGDVAAMVEEGVNGFVLNEKDVKSITEKLRVLIVNKDVREIMAKQSRKILLQKFTINIMVDSIEAVYAQIVPTPGKTE from the coding sequence GTGAAACCGCGCTTCAACATTCTTCTCACCAACTCGTCCGATATGTACGGAGGCGGAGAGTTTTACGTTCTCGAACTTGCGTGCGAACTAAAAAAACGAGGACACAACATCATTGTTACATGCAAACCGGATAATTTGCTATGTAAGAAATGTAATGATGCCGGTGTAGTCACGTTGCCGCTTGATTTCCCGCCGCAGGGAAAACTCGTTTCATTTGTGATGAATCTAAAGCACATTATTCAGCAACACAACATTCAGATTGTTCACACAAATACGAATTACGATAGAACAGCCGGAGCGTTTGCCGCATGGCTTTGCGGAGTGAAGCATGTAACGAACGTTCACAGTTTTCATTCGCTTCAGCATAATCTCACGCACTGGATACGGAACAAATGGGCAACCGACCATTTTCTTGTTGATGGTATTTGTGTGAAAGAGTTACTCGTTCGGGGAGATAAAATTTCAACGGATAAAATTTCGGTTGTGTATCTTGGCGTTGACCCGGAATCTATGTCTCGGAATGATGAGCAACGGCGTAGAGTGCGAGCGGAGTTTGGTCTAAATGATGAGCATATTGTTGTAGGAAATGTCGGGCGGCTTGTACCTATGAAAGGACAGGAATATCTTATCAAGGCATTTGCGGAAATTGCATTGCTCCATCCCCGTGCGCGCCTCCTTATCATCGGCGATGGGGAACTTCACGAAAAACTAAAAGCGATAAACCCAACACTACAAACAGAAAATAAAATTTTCTTTGCCGGTTTCCGCGACGACCTTCCTGCGTGCTACTCCGCGTTTGATGTGTATGCACATACAAGCATCGAAGGATGTGGCGAAACATTTCCATTCGCCGTGCTTCAGGCGCTTGCCCAGGAACTTCCTGTCGTCGTAACTCGAGTCGGTGATGTTGCCGCGATGGTAGAGGAAGGAGTGAACGGATTTGTACTTAACGAGAAAGATGTGAAATCAATTACCGAGAAGTTACGTGTTCTTATTGTAAACAAGGATGTTCGCGAAATAATGGCAAAGCAGAGCCGGAAAATATTATTGCAGAAATTCACCATCAACATTATGGTTGATAGTATTGAAGCAGTATATGCTCAAATCGTACCCACGCCCGGGAAAACGGAGTAG
- a CDS encoding acyltransferase codes for MKLAIVQTNPVFGQIQKNVDDSLSLMKSVEANLFVLPELFNTGYNFQTQNEIEECSEDDSGLTMQRVAEFASKNSCYVVYGYAEKVVSSKSSVISIENNQPLTVNREPKYFNSSALVGPDGLIGKYRKVHLYYREKLFFSPGNLGFPVFDLPFGTIGMMICFDWFYPESARTLALEGAQLIAHPANLVLPYCPDAMITRCLENKIFAATANRIGVENRNDINMTYIGTSQIVSNRGKILARCSDDKPEIIVVEVDLLQAKNKRLNEFNDLLADRRPEQYSL; via the coding sequence ATGAAACTCGCAATCGTCCAAACAAACCCCGTTTTTGGTCAAATTCAAAAAAATGTAGATGACTCGTTGTCTCTGATGAAGTCGGTCGAAGCAAATCTCTTCGTTCTTCCCGAATTGTTTAATACGGGATATAATTTTCAAACCCAAAACGAAATTGAAGAATGTTCGGAAGATGACTCCGGGTTGACGATGCAACGCGTTGCTGAATTTGCATCGAAGAATTCCTGTTACGTTGTGTATGGATATGCTGAAAAAGTAGTCAGTAGCAAGTCCTCGGTAATTAGTATTGAAAACAATCAACCGTTAACTGTCAACCGAGAACCAAAATATTTTAACTCTTCCGCTCTCGTCGGTCCGGATGGATTGATAGGCAAGTACAGAAAAGTTCACCTTTATTACCGGGAGAAACTTTTCTTTTCTCCGGGAAATCTCGGATTTCCTGTGTTTGATTTACCGTTCGGAACAATCGGGATGATGATTTGCTTCGATTGGTTCTACCCTGAAAGCGCACGCACACTTGCGTTAGAAGGCGCGCAGTTAATCGCCCATCCGGCGAATCTCGTTCTTCCGTATTGTCCCGATGCGATGATAACACGTTGTTTGGAAAATAAAATTTTCGCAGCAACGGCAAATCGTATTGGTGTTGAAAATCGCAACGATATAAATATGACCTACATCGGAACAAGTCAGATTGTGTCGAACAGAGGCAAAATTCTTGCCCGATGCAGCGATGACAAACCCGAAATTATCGTCGTCGAAGTTGATTTGTTGCAAGCAAAGAACAAGCGGCTGAACGAATTCAACGACCTGCTTGCCGACCGAAGACCGGAACAATATTCATTGTGA
- a CDS encoding cold-shock protein codes for MEQGTVKWFNRTKGFGFIARQSGSDVFVHFKSLVGEGFKNLNEGDKVEFEVEEGPKGLQAAKVTVLK; via the coding sequence ATGGAACAAGGAACAGTCAAGTGGTTCAATCGGACCAAAGGCTTTGGCTTTATCGCACGTCAATCCGGTAGCGATGTGTTTGTTCATTTCAAATCGCTCGTCGGTGAGGGATTCAAAAACCTCAACGAAGGTGACAAAGTGGAATTTGAAGTCGAAGAAGGACCGAAAGGACTGCAGGCAGCAAAGGTTACTGTATTGAAATAA